The genomic DNA CGCGTACAGGACCGTGCAGGGCAGGACCAGACCGATCACGCTGAGTGTGACGAAGGCGCCCAGGCTGCTGATGTGCTCGACCAGCCAGCCGAAGTTCTGGCCGAAGAAGCCGACCACGAAGGAGAGCGGCAGGAACACCGTCGCCACGATGGTCAGCCGCTCCATGGTGGCGGTCTGCCGCAGGTTGATCCGGTTCTGCTCGACCGAGATCACCGCGATGTCGGCCTCCAGCACGGTCGCCAGCAGGTCGCGCTGGGCGGCCACCTCCTCGTTGACCAGCAGCAGGTGGTCATGGACGTCCCGGAAGTACGGCAGCAGCTCGGCGGGCGCCTGCCCGGGGGCCAGGCGGCGGGCCAGCACGGCGAGCAGCGGATGCACGGCCCGGTAGAAGTCGGTCGCCTCCCGGCGCAGGAAGTAGATCCGCTCGGTCGGGGCGACCGTGCCGGAGAAGACCGTCGCCTCGATCTGCTCGATGTCGCGGTCGAGCTCGGCGACCACCGGGGCGTAGCTGTCGACGACCTGGTCCAGGATCGCCCACAGGGTCGAGGCGCTGCCGGTCCGCAGCAGCTCAGGGCGGCGCTCCAGGCGGCTGCGGGCCCCGGTCAGCTCGCTGGCGATGCCCTGGCGGACGGTGATCACGAAATGCTCGGCGAGGAACACGCTGATCTCGCCGGTGTCGATCTCCTCGCGCTCGTCGTCGTAGCGCGCGGTCCGCAGGATGATCAGCTCGGTGCCGTCCTCGTACTTCTCCGCCTTCGGCCGCAGGTGGAACGCCTGCGCGTCCTCGACCGCCAGCTCGTGCAGGCCGAACGCGCCGCGCACCCGCTCCAGCTCCTCCGGCGTCGGCTCGAACAGCCCGAGCCAGACGAACCCGCCCTGCACCCGGCGCGCGGCGGCCTCCTCCAGAGGCATCGGCCCCTGCTGCTGGCGCCGGCCGTCCTCGTAGTGCGCGCAGTCGACGATCATCCCTCCCATCCTCCCGCCGGGCGGGGAGCGGGGCACGCGCTGGCGTCACCAGTCGCGCTCGGCGACCAACTCCTCGATGTCGGCGTCCGCGAAGCCGTACGCGGTGGCGACGAACCAGAAGTCCTCGGCGATGGTCTCCCGCGCCACCGTCTCGATCTCGCTGTCCGCCTCCTCGAACGCGGTCTGCAGCTCGTTGAACTCCTCGGTCGCGGCAGCGGTCAGCACGTACAGTGCCCCGAGGTCGGCCGGACGCTCGGCCTCGATCCGCTCGCACAGCCGCACCAGGACGGCCTTCCCCAGATCGACCACGTGGTCCGGGTAGTACCCGTCGGCGTACATCGCCTCCAGGAAGGCGTGCCGGGCGATCTGCTGGTTGGTGATGGTCATGGCGTCGCGGTCCCGTCGCTGAGGTGGCTGCGCTGTCCCGTGGATCATGGACCACACCACCGACACCGGCTACGGCGTGCCGCAGGTCGGGGTGAACGCGTGGAGTGCTCCGTGACCGTGACCGCTCCGAGGAGGTCCGGCGGCAGACAGCCCTCCAGCGGCGCGACGCAGGTCTCCGAGTGAGCGAGCGGCCTCCAGGCCGTGGCCCACACGGGCCCACTGGGGCCGGGAGTCCCGTGCCGGGGTGACTCAGGCTCCGGAAGGGACCAGCACCAGGCGGCCGCGCGTGCCGCCCGCCGCGAGGCGGTCGTGGGCCTCGGCCGCGCGCTCCAACGGGAGGACGTCGGCGACCCGCAGGGTCAGGTCCATGGCGGCGAGCTCGGCCAGGGCGGCCCCGTCGGCACTGATCCACTGCTGGTGGACCCGGATGCCGCGCAGCGGGGGCGGGGCCGAACCGCCGACCACCGTGACGTAGGCACCCCCGGTGCGGACGGCGGCCAGGGCGCGGATTCCGAGTCCTGCCGTGTCGAGCGCGCCGTCGGTGCCGCCCGGCACCAGGCGCCGGACCTCGCACGCCAGGTCGGAGATGTCGTCACCGACGATCCACTCCGCGCCGAGACTCCGGACGAACTCCTCGTCGGCGGAGCGGACCTGGGCGACCACCCGCAGGCCGCGCCGCACGGCCAGTTCCACGGCGAAGCCGCCGACCGCGCCCGCCGCCCCGGTCACCAGCACGGTGTCCCCCGCGGCGAGATCGAGCAGGTCGAGGGACTGCAAGGCGGTGAGGCCGTTCAACGGCAGTGTCGCCGCGGCCGCGGCAGGAACACCGGGCGGGGCGGGCGCGACCGCTGCCGCGTCCAGGACCAGGCGCTCGGCGTAGGCGCCCAGCGACACGTCGAGCAGGTCACGCAGCCCGATCACCCGCTGCCCCGGCGTGAACGCCGTGACCCCCGCTCCGATCCGGTCGACCACGCCCGCGACGTCCCAGCCGATGCCCGTCTGCTCGCGGGCGGCCATCAGCCCCGCCGCGACGAGCGCGCCGGAGCGGGTGACCAGGTCGACGGGATTGACCGTCGCGGCCTCGACCCGGATCCGCACCTGGCCGGCGCCGGGTTCCGGCAGGCGGACCGTCACCGTCCCGAGGACCTCGGATCCGCCGTAACCGCGGGCGACCACCGCCCTCATGAGCTCTTCATCGATCATGTCGCACACCGTAGGGATCGCTACTCTCCATCAGGAAGTACGCACTTCGAAGTGCCTACGGCACCGGAAGGGGAGCCATGTCCACCCGCACCGCCGCCCAGCGCCGAGCCGAGGCGGGCAGCGCCTACGACGCCTACCTCGCGGAATGCCCCGCCCGGCAGCTGCTGGACCGCATCGCCGACAAGTGGGTCAGCCTCGCCGTCAACGCGCTCGCCGACGGGCCGCAGCGGTACAGCGACCTCCACCGCAGACTGGCGAGCGTGAGCCAGAAGATGCTCACGCAGACCCTGCGCCACCTGGAGCGGGACGGGCTGGTGTCGCGGACGGTGACCCCCGCCGTCCCGGTCCGCGTCGACTACGAACTGACCGCGCTCGGCCGCTCGCTGCTGCCGGTCATGTGCGCGATCAAGGGCTGGGCGGAGGAGCACATGGACGAGGTGCACGCCGCCCGCACCGCCTACGACGCCCCGAGCTGACGGCCCGGGGGAGTTTCCGCGCGTGGTAAGCCGTCAGCGAACCACCGCATGGCCACACGGGCGAGCGCGCAGTCTGAGGGCATGGATGTCATCGAGGTACTGCCGAGGCTGCGCATGCTCCGCTTCCCGGTGGGCGCGGCCTACCTGTGGCGGGACGGCGACGGACTGACCCTGATCGACACGGGCACCGCCGACTGCGCGGCGAGGATCGAGGAAGTCCTCGACGGCGAGCTGCGGCGGATCGTCCTGACGCACTGGCACGAGGACCACACGGGCTCGGCCGCCGAACTGGCCGCCCGGCACGGGGCGCAGGTCGTCGCCCACCGCTCGGAGGCGCCGGTGATCCGGGGCGAGGCCGCCGGGGCGCCTGCGGTGCTGGAGGAGTTCGAGATACCGATCCGTGCCGCCCTCCCGCCCCTGCCGCCGGCGCCGCCGTGCCGGGTCGACCGGGAGGTGGAGGACGGCGACGTGCTGGACTTCGGCGGCGGGGCCGTGGTGGTCGCGGTGCCCGGGCACACGGACGGGTCGATCGCCCTCCACCTGCCCGGGCCGCGGGTGCTGTTCACCGGCGACGCGGTCGCCAATGTCGGGCGGACGATGCTGGGCGTCTTCAACACCGACCGCGGCCGGGCCGTCGCGTCGCTGCACCGGCTGGCCGAACTGGACGTCGACACGGCGGTCTTCGGGCACGGCGACCCTCTCGCCCACGGCGCCGGGGCGGCCCTCCGGCAGGCTGCCGGGGCAACGGGGTGACCTGGGTCCGTCGCCTCGGCGCCGTGGGGGTGGACGCTGCCGCAGGAGCGCTGGTCGGGGCGGATGAGCCACGGCCGATGCGTCCGTGGACCGTACGGCCGGGTCTCAGCCGGAGACGCTCTTCGCCCAGCCCTCGTCGACGGTCTGCTGCGCCTTGGTGACCTGCGCCGGCGAGGGGAAGACCGGCGTTCCCTCGACGGTGGGCAGCAGGGCGGCGGCGGCCTCGTCCAGGGTGCCGTTCTTGCGCATCGTGTCGATCAGGACCGGGCGGGCGTAGTCGACGAGCCGCAGGTTCTGGCCCTCCGCGCTGAACACGTACTCCTCCCACAGGCGGGCCGCCGCCGGGTGCGGGGCGTCCTTGTTGATCGCCTGCGCGTAGTACTCGGAGAAGCTCCCGTCGAACGGGATGGAGACCTTCCACTTCACGCCGGTGCCGGAGAACTGGGCGGTGTGGGCGAGGCTGAGGAAGTCCCACTCGATGATGATCGGCGTCTCCCCGCTCTTGATCTTCTCCTCGGGCGGGTTGGGGTTGACGTGGCGCAGGTTGCCGAGCGCGTTGAGCCTCGCGAAGTAGTCGATGCCGGGCTGCACGTCGTCGAACGATCCGTGGTTGGCCAGCGACGCGGCGAACACGGACGCGAAGGCTACCCCGGCGCTGGTGGGGTCGATCCCGGTGAGGCTGACCTTGTCCTTGTACTCGGGCTTGAGGAGGTCGTTGAAGGACACCGGGCAGACGGCGACGCGGGCGGCGTCGCACCCGATGGCCACGTAGCCGCCGTAGCTGTTGTACCAGCGCGACTTGGCGTCCTTCTGGTTCTTCGGGATGTCCCCGTAGCCGGCGACCCGGTACGGCGCCAGCAGTCCTTCCCGGGCGGCGCCGCGGGCGTGCTGCGCGGCGAGGTCGAGCACGTCGGGGGCGGTCGGCCGCCCCTTCCGGCTCCTCACGGCATCCAGTTCCTCCTTGCTCGAGTCGTAGGGGTCCTGGAGGTTGACGCGGATCCCGTACTTCTTCTCGAAGCCCTGGGCCAGGCCGACGCCGTTGGCCCATTGCGGGGGCAGGGCGATGGCGTTGAGCTCTCCTTCGGCCTGCGCCGCGCGGACCAGGGCGTCCATGCCGCCCAGGTCCTCGGCGGTGACCGCCTTCGACGGCTGGACGGGTCCGGTGCCCCGGGTGGGTCCACCGCAGGAGGTCTGGCCGAAGGCCAGCAGTGCGGCGCAGCCGAGCAGAACGCATCTGCTGACGGTGCGTGCCCTCACGGGATCCCTCCTACAGGTCGTCGTCCCACTGGCTGAGGAAGGCGTCCGCCAGGTCCTCCTCGTCCGGTTTCCCTTCGAGGGACTGGACGGACCAGATGGTCTTTCCGCGCGGCGAGTAGCGGGTGCCCCAGCGGTCCGCGAACTGGGCGACGAGGAACAGGCCGCGGCCGCCCTCGTCGGTCGCCTCGGCCCGGCGGATGTGCGGGGAGGTGCTGCTGCCGTCGGAGACCTCGCAGACCAGGCTGCTGTCCCGCAGCAGACGCACGTGGATCGGCTCCTTGCCGTAGCGGACGGCGTTGGTGATCAGTTCGCTGAGGATCAGTTCGGAGCCGTACGCGATGTCCTCCAGCCCCCACTCCTCCAACTGCCGGACACAGGCGCGGCGGACCGGGCCCACCGCTTCGATCTCCCGGGGGACGTCCCACTCCGCGACGTCCGCGGGGTCGATCCGGCGGGTGGTCGCCACCAGCAGGGCGATGTCGTCCGTGGGCTTGTCCGGGAGCAACGCCTCCATCACGGCGACGCAGGTCTCCTCGGGACTGCGGCCGGCGCCGACCAGGGCCGTCCGCAGGGCCTCCAGGCTGACGTCCATGTCCACGTGGCGGTCCTCGACCAGCCCGTCGGTGTACAGCACCAGCCGGGAGCCGTCCGGCACCTCCAGGACCACGGTCTCGATCGGCACGCCGGCGCACAGGCCGAGGGGAGGGGCCACCGGCGCCTCGATGAAGTCCACCGTGCCGTCGGGAAGGACCACGGCGGGCGGCAGGTGACCGGCCGTCGCGACGGTCACCTCTCCCGACACGGCGTCGTAGATCATGCACAGGCAGGTGGCCCCGGTGATCTCCCGGCTGTCGGAGCGGCCCGCGCCGTCCCGTGCGTCGATGCTCGCCACCAACTCGTCGAGGTGGCTCAGCAGGTCGTCCGGTGGCAGGTCCAGCGCGCAGAAGTTGTGGACGGCGGTGCGCAACCGGCCCATCGTGGCCGCGGCGTGGAGGCCGTGGCCCACCACGTCGCCCACCACCAGGGCGACCCGGGCGCCGGGCAGCGGGATCACGTCGAACCAGTCCCCGCCCACGCCGGCCGTGGCGGGCAGGTAGCGGAACGCGGTCTCCAGGCTCCGCTGCTCCGGCAGCGCGTGGGGCATCAGGCTGCGCTGGAGCGTCACGGCCATCTTGTGTTCGCGGGTGTAGCGCCGGGCGTTGTCGATCGCCACGGCCGCGCGCCCCGCCAGCTCGGTGGCGAAGGAGAGGTCCTCCTCGTCGAACGGCGGTGAGTCGTCGGTCCTCCAGAAGTCCACCAGCCCGAGGACCACCCCCCGGGCCTGCAGGGGGACGACGGCCAGCGAGCGGTATCCGGCATCGACGATCCGCCGGCCCCGTTCGGGGTCCTGGGCCTGCCAGCCCCGGGCGGTGGCCAGGTCGGTCACCAGGACGGGCCGGCCCTGGTCGACGCTGATGGCGACGGGGGTGCCGCGTCTGAACTGGATCAGTTCCCCGGCGGGGTAGAACGGATGGCCGGCTCCCAGGCCCGCGACGGCGGCCCGGCGCAGCTCGGTGGCCGCGCCGTCCGGTTCCTCGCCGGTCAGGACGGGGTCCAGCAGTTCGACGGTGGCGGCATCGGCGAACCGGGGCACCGCCGTCTGCGCGAGCTCCTCGGCCGTGCGCACCACGTCCAGCGTGCTGCCGATCTGCACGCCGGCGTCGTAGAGCAGCGTCAACCGGTCACGGGCCAGGGCGGCCCGGCCTGCCAGCGACCGGAGCTCGGTGGTGTCCCGCAGGGTCACCACCGATCCGCGCTGTCCGCCGAACGGGGTGGTGGAGCGCTTGTTCAGGGCGAGCAGCTTGTCCGCGGTCCGGTGCACCTCGTCCGTGGCGACCCGGTCCGACAGCAGCAGGTCGACGGTGCGGGCGTCCAGGCCGAGTTCGGTGACCGTACGTCCGACGGCGTCCGCGGGAAGGTCGAGGAGGCGCCGCGCCTCGTCGTTGGCCAGCAGCAGCCGGCCGCCGCCGTCGGTGATCAGGACGCCCTCGCGCACCGCGTGGAGGACCGCGTCGTGGTGCTCGTACATGCGCGTCATCTCGGCCGGGCCGAGCCCGTGGGTCTGGCGGCGCAGGCGCCGGCTCACCAGCCACGCCCCGCCCGCGGCCAGGGCGAGTGCCCCGGCCGCGCTCCCGAGGAAGACCGGCATCTGCTCGCTCACCGACAGCTGGACCCGGCTCACCGTGACCGGGGCGGAGACGATGGCGACGACCGATCCCGTCGAGTCCTTCACCGGGGCCGCGGAGATCACGGAGGGGCCCAGGGTGCCGTGGAAGGTCTTGGTGAACGACGTGCCCGTCGCCGCCTCGGCGTAGGGGCCGATGACGTACTTGCCGATCTGGTTCGGGTCGCTGTGGGTCAGGATGATCCCGTCCTGCCGGTAGACGATGATCGCGTCGACACCGGAGGCGGTCCTGGCCTCCTCGGCCAGCGGTTGCAGCGTCGCGGTCGGATCGGGGCCGGTCAGTGCCGCGACGAGCCCCGGGGAGTGGCTGAACGACTCCGCGGCGGCGATGGTGCGGTGCCTGGCGTCCGTCATGGCGTCCCGCCGGATCTGCAGCAGCATCGCCGTGACCCCGGCGGCGACGAGGAGGACGACCAGGACCAGCTGCAGGACGAAGAACTCGCGGGCGACGCTGCGCGCGGCCAGATCGGTGCGCACCCGCACGATCCATCCCGGTCTCCGCCCTCCGGCACTGCGCCGTGAGCGGGAAGTCGGTGGGACCGCGCCGATCGACCTGGTCCACAACCGTTGGAGACGGGCCATTGGTCGCGCCATATGTCATTTTGCACTGATTTACACCGTCGGTGACAAGAGGCGTGGACCGTCGAAAATCGTTTTCACCGGAGGTGGCCCTCCGTGGAGGCCTCGACGATGCCCGTTCCGGTCCTTCGGATGGCGCCGACGGGTGCCGGATCACCGCTGTGACCAGCGGGGACGCCCGCGGGCGACGAAGCCGAAGCCCTCGGTTGCCGTACCTGTCGAGCATCGGGCCGCTGCTCGGGCCCGCGCCCCGGCGAGATCCGACCGAGCGGACGAAGGCCCACCTGGTCACGCTGCGTGAGGCGATGGGCTCGCTCCGAGAGGCCGGCCACGACGAGCCGTGTCACACCGCCCGGGTCGCGGACAGCCCTCGGCGCGGGGCGGCGCGCCGAGGGCTGTCCTGTTCAGCAGCGCACGGTCGAGTTGACGGTGCGTCGAATCGGTGGGGATCTGCCGGATCCGTTGCCCCCGTCCCCGCCGCTGCTCAGATGCTGCCGGTGATGCTCGCCTGGCCGGTCTCGATGTGGCCGACGAAGCGCTGCGACCAGCTGGGGTCCTCGGCGAGGGTGATGGTGTAGTCGTACCAGCCGTTGGCGTAGGCGACGTTGTTGAAGTAGTCGCCCTTGTTGTTCGCGTCCCAGTGGGAGCCCGCGGCGACGGTGTAGGTCCAACTGCCGCTGCGGTAGTGGTTGGAGGTGACGGTGAAGGTCACGGGGGAGCTGCCGTTGTTGGTGAAGGTGAACCAGATGGCGGTCTTGCCGGTGCCGGCCTCCTTGGCGAAGTAGGAGGTGACCACGGTCTTGCCGCCGGGCTTGGTGACGTCGCCCCTGAAGCGGCGCAGGAAGCGGTTGGGGCCGGTGACGCCGAGGTCGTACTTGCCGCCGCCGTAGCCGCTGCCGCAGTTGAAGTAGTCGTTGTAGGGGGTGCCGTCCGGATTCTTCTGGCCGGGGTCGAGGGTGTACTGCCAGGGGCCTCCGCCGCGCAGCGTCGGGTCGTTGGCGTACACGGCGAAGTGGGCGGACCTGGTGGCGGGGGTGACGGTCGGGTCGGTGTCGGTGCCGTTGCCCATGGTGATCCAGGCCTTGACCGTACCGTTGGGGTCCCAGGCGGTGAACGCCTGGAGGTGGGCGTTGGTCTGGTAGGGCAGTGCGCGGGCGGGGCGGGTGCCGGGCTCCTGCACGGGCTGGGCGTTGCCGGTGGGGGAGGAGTTGTAGCTGCTGCCGTTGTACTGGTTGGCGGCCGGGGGAGTGGGCAGCGCCGGCAGTCCGTAGACCGGGTTGGCGAAGTCGAACATGCCGGTGAGGTCGCCGCAGACCTTGCGGCGCCACGCGCTGATGTTGGGGCAGGTCGCCGGCTTGCCGATGGCGGTGGTCCAGGCCTCCAGGAACCGCAGGACCGAGGTGTGGTCGGAGGCCTCGGAGCTGACCCTTCCGCCGCGGCTCCAAGGGGAGATCGCGAACATCGGGACGCGGAAGCCGAGGCCGATGTTGGTCCCGGAGTAGAACTCGTCGGCGGTGCCGGCCGGGGCGACCGGCGGCGGGACGTGGTCGAAGAAGCCGTCGTTCTCGTCGTAGTTGATGAGGAGGACGGTGGAGTTGAAGACGCTGGAGTCGGCGTTGAGGGCTTGCAGCACCCCGTTGATGATGTACTCGCCGTTGCCGGGGGTGGCCGCGGGGTGCTCGGAGAAGTTCTGGTCGGTGACGATCCAGGACACCTGCGGCAGCGTGCCGCCCACCACGTCGCTCCGGATGGCGGCGACGATCGCGTCGGCGCTGGTCGGATAACTGCCCTGGGGGATCCGGGCCACGCCCTTGTAGAGCGGGCTGCTCGGGGTGAGGCCCTGGAAGTGGGTGAAGTACTCGAGCGCGTTGTCGCCGTAGTTGTCGTTGGTCTGGTAGACCTTCCAGCTGACGCCGGCGGCCTGCAGCGCCTCGGCGTAGGTCTGCCACTTCAGGCCGGACTCGTCGCCGCCGTCGTTGGCCGCGGGGGAGCCGGTGGTGCCGTTCGGGTCGATCCAGCCGCTCCAGTGGTAGGTGCGGTTGGGGCCGGTGGCGCTGAGGATCGAGCAGTGGTAGGCGTCGTTGACGGTCCAGTTGTCGGCCAGCGCGAAGTGGAACGGGATGTCGGAGCGCCGCAGGTGGGCGAGGCTCGCGACGCCCTTGGCCGACACCCAGGAGTCCATCTTCCCGCCGTTCCAGGCGGAGTGCTGGGTCGACCAGGAGTGCGAGAGGTCGGCGGCGCACTGGGCCTGGGCCTCGGTCGCCGTCGGCGTGAGGGCGTACGGGTACTGGCGGCCGGAGCCGTTCTTCTGGTTGAAGACGGTGTTGGCGGCGTCGAGTTGGATCGCGCTGATGTCTCCGTACCCGCGGACGCCGTTGAGGGTCCCGAAGTAGTGGTCGAAGGATCGGTTCTCCTGCATCAGGATCACCACGTGGTGGACGTCCGCGATGGTGCCGGAGGTGCCGAGCGTCTCCGCGGCGGCGGGCGTGGGGCTGCCCGGCCCGCCGGGCAGCGGGTCGACGGCGAGGAGGGCGCCGGCGGCGACGGCCGAGCCGAGGAAGGTGCGGCGTGTGACAGGCGACATGGGGGTCTGTCTCCCAGATGACCGAGGGTGTGGGGGCTGTCGGCATCCCGAGGCGGTGCAGTGTGCCGACTGCCTGGTGATCAGTCGGGGGTCGGGAGCCGCTAATGGTCCGGGATCTGCCGGATTGAGAGGTGCCGACGAGGCGTGGGCTCGGGTCGGCGAAGCGCATCGGTGAGGGTCGGACTCACTGATGGGCACAGATCACACCATGGGTGACCCGGCCCGTCAACGGGCCTGCGCCGACCGTGTCTCAACCTTTAATGGATCGAATGTGATCCTTTGATGATGTGAGTCGCCTACCTGTCGGTAGGGCTTGACCGCTTCGCCTGGATGTCGCAAGCTGGTCATCGACTGCTTGAATCTGCTTCTTCACGCCAAAATGTTTGCAGAGTCAAGCATGGTGAAGGGGGCTCGGGCACCGCCCGGCCGCTGTGCGGCGGGCTCGGCGACCGCATCGTCCGTACACCGGTCGCCGCCCTCGGCGTGCCCGCGGCCCGGGGTATCATCCCCGCGTGAGCGAACGGCCTTGGCAGGACGAAACCGGTGGCACGGAAGGCATCGTGCTTCGGCCTGTCCGCAACGGGAACGCGTACGAGGAGACCGTCGAGCGGGTCCTCCACGCGATCAAACTCGGCGTGTTCGCCCGCGGTGACCGCCTGCCCGCCGAGCGCGACCTGGCCGCGCGGTTGAACGTCAGCCGAGTGACCCTGCGCGAGGCGCTGAGCTCCCTCCGGGAGGCCGGTTACATCGAGTCGCGCCGCGGCCGGTACGGCGGCGCCTTCGTGACCTACCGGCCGACGCTCGCGGTCGACGTCGAGGACGCGCGCCGCCTGGTCAAGGACATGGGTGCGGAGCTGAACGACGTCCTGGCCTTCCGGACGGTGCTGGAGCCGGGCGCCGCGGCGTTCGCGGCCCAGCGCGACCTCAGCGGCGAGCAGCGGGCGTACCTGCA from Kitasatospora terrestris includes the following:
- a CDS encoding MBL fold metallo-hydrolase, with the protein product MDVIEVLPRLRMLRFPVGAAYLWRDGDGLTLIDTGTADCAARIEEVLDGELRRIVLTHWHEDHTGSAAELAARHGAQVVAHRSEAPVIRGEAAGAPAVLEEFEIPIRAALPPLPPAPPCRVDREVEDGDVLDFGGGAVVVAVPGHTDGSIALHLPGPRVLFTGDAVANVGRTMLGVFNTDRGRAVASLHRLAELDVDTAVFGHGDPLAHGAGAALRQAAGATG
- a CDS encoding magnesium and cobalt transport protein CorA, with the translated sequence MIVDCAHYEDGRRQQQGPMPLEEAAARRVQGGFVWLGLFEPTPEELERVRGAFGLHELAVEDAQAFHLRPKAEKYEDGTELIILRTARYDDEREEIDTGEISVFLAEHFVITVRQGIASELTGARSRLERRPELLRTGSASTLWAILDQVVDSYAPVVAELDRDIEQIEATVFSGTVAPTERIYFLRREATDFYRAVHPLLAVLARRLAPGQAPAELLPYFRDVHDHLLLVNEEVAAQRDLLATVLEADIAVISVEQNRINLRQTATMERLTIVATVFLPLSFVVGFFGQNFGWLVEHISSLGAFVTLSVIGLVLPCTVLYAWLHHRRGQAAPPVPGLNHHRPPG
- a CDS encoding DUF5713 family protein, whose amino-acid sequence is MTITNQQIARHAFLEAMYADGYYPDHVVDLGKAVLVRLCERIEAERPADLGALYVLTAAATEEFNELQTAFEEADSEIETVARETIAEDFWFVATAYGFADADIEELVAERDW
- a CDS encoding FadR/GntR family transcriptional regulator, with product MSERPWQDETGGTEGIVLRPVRNGNAYEETVERVLHAIKLGVFARGDRLPAERDLAARLNVSRVTLREALSSLREAGYIESRRGRYGGAFVTYRPTLAVDVEDARRLVKDMGAELNDVLAFRTVLEPGAAAFAAQRDLSGEQRAYLQRRLVEAEQADLDEYRQADSRFHLAIAELTGSTSLTASVADTRIRLNDLLDAIPMLEANIAHSAAQHRAMVSAILTGDPEGARRATQEHLDATASLLAGFLS
- a CDS encoding SpoIIE family protein phosphatase, with protein sequence MARLQRLWTRSIGAVPPTSRSRRSAGGRRPGWIVRVRTDLAARSVAREFFVLQLVLVVLLVAAGVTAMLLQIRRDAMTDARHRTIAAAESFSHSPGLVAALTGPDPTATLQPLAEEARTASGVDAIIVYRQDGIILTHSDPNQIGKYVIGPYAEAATGTSFTKTFHGTLGPSVISAAPVKDSTGSVVAIVSAPVTVSRVQLSVSEQMPVFLGSAAGALALAAGGAWLVSRRLRRQTHGLGPAEMTRMYEHHDAVLHAVREGVLITDGGGRLLLANDEARRLLDLPADAVGRTVTELGLDARTVDLLLSDRVATDEVHRTADKLLALNKRSTTPFGGQRGSVVTLRDTTELRSLAGRAALARDRLTLLYDAGVQIGSTLDVVRTAEELAQTAVPRFADAATVELLDPVLTGEEPDGAATELRRAAVAGLGAGHPFYPAGELIQFRRGTPVAISVDQGRPVLVTDLATARGWQAQDPERGRRIVDAGYRSLAVVPLQARGVVLGLVDFWRTDDSPPFDEEDLSFATELAGRAAVAIDNARRYTREHKMAVTLQRSLMPHALPEQRSLETAFRYLPATAGVGGDWFDVIPLPGARVALVVGDVVGHGLHAAATMGRLRTAVHNFCALDLPPDDLLSHLDELVASIDARDGAGRSDSREITGATCLCMIYDAVSGEVTVATAGHLPPAVVLPDGTVDFIEAPVAPPLGLCAGVPIETVVLEVPDGSRLVLYTDGLVEDRHVDMDVSLEALRTALVGAGRSPEETCVAVMEALLPDKPTDDIALLVATTRRIDPADVAEWDVPREIEAVGPVRRACVRQLEEWGLEDIAYGSELILSELITNAVRYGKEPIHVRLLRDSSLVCEVSDGSSTSPHIRRAEATDEGGRGLFLVAQFADRWGTRYSPRGKTIWSVQSLEGKPDEEDLADAFLSQWDDDL
- a CDS encoding helix-turn-helix domain-containing protein; protein product: MSTRTAAQRRAEAGSAYDAYLAECPARQLLDRIADKWVSLAVNALADGPQRYSDLHRRLASVSQKMLTQTLRHLERDGLVSRTVTPAVPVRVDYELTALGRSLLPVMCAIKGWAEEHMDEVHAARTAYDAPS
- a CDS encoding ABC transporter substrate-binding protein; amino-acid sequence: MRARTVSRCVLLGCAALLAFGQTSCGGPTRGTGPVQPSKAVTAEDLGGMDALVRAAQAEGELNAIALPPQWANGVGLAQGFEKKYGIRVNLQDPYDSSKEELDAVRSRKGRPTAPDVLDLAAQHARGAAREGLLAPYRVAGYGDIPKNQKDAKSRWYNSYGGYVAIGCDAARVAVCPVSFNDLLKPEYKDKVSLTGIDPTSAGVAFASVFAASLANHGSFDDVQPGIDYFARLNALGNLRHVNPNPPEEKIKSGETPIIIEWDFLSLAHTAQFSGTGVKWKVSIPFDGSFSEYYAQAINKDAPHPAAARLWEEYVFSAEGQNLRLVDYARPVLIDTMRKNGTLDEAAAALLPTVEGTPVFPSPAQVTKAQQTVDEGWAKSVSG
- a CDS encoding phosphocholine-specific phospholipase C yields the protein MSPVTRRTFLGSAVAAGALLAVDPLPGGPGSPTPAAAETLGTSGTIADVHHVVILMQENRSFDHYFGTLNGVRGYGDISAIQLDAANTVFNQKNGSGRQYPYALTPTATEAQAQCAADLSHSWSTQHSAWNGGKMDSWVSAKGVASLAHLRRSDIPFHFALADNWTVNDAYHCSILSATGPNRTYHWSGWIDPNGTTGSPAANDGGDESGLKWQTYAEALQAAGVSWKVYQTNDNYGDNALEYFTHFQGLTPSSPLYKGVARIPQGSYPTSADAIVAAIRSDVVGGTLPQVSWIVTDQNFSEHPAATPGNGEYIINGVLQALNADSSVFNSTVLLINYDENDGFFDHVPPPVAPAGTADEFYSGTNIGLGFRVPMFAISPWSRGGRVSSEASDHTSVLRFLEAWTTAIGKPATCPNISAWRRKVCGDLTGMFDFANPVYGLPALPTPPAANQYNGSSYNSSPTGNAQPVQEPGTRPARALPYQTNAHLQAFTAWDPNGTVKAWITMGNGTDTDPTVTPATRSAHFAVYANDPTLRGGGPWQYTLDPGQKNPDGTPYNDYFNCGSGYGGGKYDLGVTGPNRFLRRFRGDVTKPGGKTVVTSYFAKEAGTGKTAIWFTFTNNGSSPVTFTVTSNHYRSGSWTYTVAAGSHWDANNKGDYFNNVAYANGWYDYTITLAEDPSWSQRFVGHIETGQASITGSI
- a CDS encoding NADP-dependent oxidoreductase, with the protein product MIDEELMRAVVARGYGGSEVLGTVTVRLPEPGAGQVRIRVEAATVNPVDLVTRSGALVAAGLMAAREQTGIGWDVAGVVDRIGAGVTAFTPGQRVIGLRDLLDVSLGAYAERLVLDAAAVAPAPPGVPAAAAATLPLNGLTALQSLDLLDLAAGDTVLVTGAAGAVGGFAVELAVRRGLRVVAQVRSADEEFVRSLGAEWIVGDDISDLACEVRRLVPGGTDGALDTAGLGIRALAAVRTGGAYVTVVGGSAPPPLRGIRVHQQWISADGAALAELAAMDLTLRVADVLPLERAAEAHDRLAAGGTRGRLVLVPSGA